One window of the Candidatus Jettenia sp. genome contains the following:
- a CDS encoding type II toxin-antitoxin system VapC family toxin, whose translation MSKVLLDTNVLIYSIDKESKYFQKAQQLISDINIELFTTSKNLIEFLTVITRIPGNSISLEDALTVIQDFKTITTILYPTEKSYTIFTDLLKKYKPTGLQIHDFEIISIGFASQINTIATFNSKDFEKVEEVNLYPF comes from the coding sequence ATGAGTAAGGTCTTATTAGATACAAATGTTTTGATTTATTCCATCGATAAAGAATCAAAATATTTTCAAAAAGCACAACAACTAATCTCTGATATAAATATAGAGCTATTTACAACATCTAAAAATTTAATTGAATTTTTAACGGTAATTACAAGAATTCCCGGGAATTCAATATCTTTAGAAGATGCTTTAACCGTCATTCAAGATTTCAAAACCATTACGACCATCCTCTATCCTACCGAAAAATCATATACAATCTTTACCGATCTACTCAAAAAATATAAGCCAACGGGTCTTCAAATACATGATTTTGAAATTATAAGTATTGGTTTTGCAAGCCAAATAAATACTATTGCAACTTTCAATAGTAAAGATTTTGAAAAAGTTGAAGAAGTAAATTTGTATCCTTTCTAA
- a CDS encoding site-2 protease family protein, with translation MSREEFNPSNFFSKARIHVLLFIATFLTTYYVNGIWYSITIMTILLSHELGHFFMCRKYHVDATMPYFLPLPFPPFGTFGAVIKMKGLMPDKKALFDIGAAGPMTGLLFSIPAIIIGLYLSDIGPVPSDPSLYLGLGEPILFICITKLIFGNLPQGMDIYLHPVAFAGWAGLFVTALNLLPIGQLDGGHVMYALLGKKSKVVYRIGIFIFCVIAILLYPGWLVFAILLLLFGFRHPAPVDELTTLDSKRKILGIILFIIFLISFTPVPLKL, from the coding sequence ATGTCTAGAGAAGAATTTAACCCATCGAATTTCTTTAGTAAAGCGCGAATCCATGTTTTGCTCTTTATTGCAACGTTCCTGACGACATATTATGTGAATGGAATATGGTATTCGATTACCATAATGACAATCCTTCTTTCTCATGAATTGGGACATTTTTTTATGTGTCGCAAATACCATGTAGATGCCACAATGCCCTATTTTTTACCCCTTCCGTTTCCACCTTTCGGCACCTTTGGTGCTGTAATAAAGATGAAGGGGCTTATGCCTGATAAAAAGGCTTTATTCGACATCGGCGCAGCTGGCCCAATGACTGGGCTTTTGTTTTCCATACCTGCTATCATTATTGGACTTTATCTTTCCGATATAGGCCCTGTGCCCAGCGATCCTTCTCTGTATCTTGGACTTGGAGAACCGATTTTATTCATTTGTATCACGAAACTTATATTTGGAAATCTGCCTCAGGGGATGGACATTTACCTCCATCCTGTTGCCTTTGCCGGCTGGGCAGGCCTGTTTGTCACGGCGCTTAATCTCTTGCCCATTGGACAACTTGACGGTGGGCATGTCATGTATGCCCTGTTAGGCAAAAAGAGTAAAGTCGTTTATCGTATCGGTATCTTTATTTTTTGCGTAATTGCAATCTTATTGTATCCAGGCTGGCTGGTCTTTGCCATACTGCTCCTGCTTTTTGGTTTTCGGCATCCCGCTCCAGTAGATGAGCTTACCACACTCGATTCCAAGCGTAAGATATTGGGCATTATCCTGTTTATCATATTTTTGATATCTTTTACCCCTGTACCGCTTAAGCTTTAA